The Chiloscyllium punctatum isolate Juve2018m chromosome 45, sChiPun1.3, whole genome shotgun sequence genome has a segment encoding these proteins:
- the LOC140467097 gene encoding promotilin-like: MISKRVMINLMVVCIVAMLAEQTEGFLTFLSPRDYQKMIENYKTRVGKGVPMNLQKRSEENNLPEVSSMEEMKVIKLCVPFEIGIKLSSKQFQKYGEHLGELLQNILSENKNGP, encoded by the exons ATGATTTCTAAGAGAGTAATGATAAATCTTATGGTGGTTTGCATTGTTGCAATGCTGGCAGAACAGACTGAGGGGTTCCTGACTTTTTTGAGCCCAAGAGATTACCAAAAAATGATT GAAAATTACAAAACCAGAGTGGGAAAAGGTGTGCCAATGAACCTCCAAAAGAGATCTGAAGAAAATAACTTACCAGAAGTGTCCAGTATGGAAGAAATGAAAGTAATAAAG CTCTGTGTTCCTTTTGAAATTGGAATCAAGTTGAGTAGCAAACAGTTTCAGAAATATGGAGAACATCTGGGTGAGCTCCTGCAAAACATTTTGTCAGAAAACAAAAATG GTCCATGA